One genomic segment of Rubripirellula tenax includes these proteins:
- a CDS encoding MT-A70 family methyltransferase, protein MGLFTKEESSDQSQSEPKQEGREVAATSDHNDAASAQLIALNGVQQALAVVSRVEDIKEVRDRAEAVRKYIESVGLGLEVQNKAAELKLRAERKAGEMLAEMKLHGGDRRSDQSADRRTLEDLGISKDQSSRWQLLAAVPETLFDDFIGQFTVRRVELTTAEALRYARTIRGPGKGGKSATENDWLPPATLSEVLASGAKFGCIYAAPPATGDGEGTLSIDQLCGLPIGDLAAENAHLHLWTSNEQCAAAHRVVEAWGFKPQDILVWIRPKRGPGPYWRRAHELLMLGVRGDCPFQDKTVHSWIKANKPRNGGKPSAVRDLVEAVSPGPYVELFANKTARGWQCCQVDDES, encoded by the coding sequence ATGGGACTCTTCACGAAAGAAGAGAGTTCCGACCAATCGCAGTCGGAACCGAAGCAAGAGGGTCGAGAAGTCGCTGCTACGAGCGACCACAATGACGCGGCGTCAGCACAGCTAATTGCACTCAACGGAGTGCAGCAAGCGTTGGCGGTCGTGTCGAGGGTCGAAGACATCAAAGAGGTCCGAGACCGCGCCGAGGCCGTTCGCAAGTACATCGAGAGCGTAGGTCTCGGGCTCGAGGTCCAAAACAAAGCCGCGGAACTCAAGCTTCGAGCGGAGCGAAAAGCTGGCGAGATGCTCGCGGAAATGAAACTGCACGGAGGCGACCGGCGCAGTGACCAAAGTGCCGACCGAAGAACGCTAGAGGACTTGGGAATCTCGAAGGATCAATCGTCGCGTTGGCAACTGCTCGCGGCGGTCCCCGAAACCCTGTTTGATGACTTCATCGGGCAATTCACCGTTCGTCGTGTCGAACTAACGACCGCCGAGGCGCTTCGCTACGCAAGAACGATTCGTGGTCCTGGAAAGGGTGGAAAGTCCGCGACGGAAAATGATTGGCTGCCGCCAGCAACGCTGAGTGAGGTCCTTGCATCGGGAGCTAAGTTTGGTTGCATCTATGCTGCACCACCAGCGACGGGGGACGGAGAGGGAACGCTGAGCATTGATCAGTTGTGTGGATTGCCGATCGGTGATCTTGCCGCCGAGAATGCACACCTTCATTTGTGGACCAGCAATGAGCAGTGCGCGGCGGCTCATCGTGTGGTCGAGGCATGGGGGTTCAAGCCGCAAGATATTCTCGTTTGGATTAGGCCCAAACGCGGCCCGGGCCCGTATTGGCGTCGCGCTCACGAGCTGTTGATGCTCGGTGTCCGAGGTGATTGCCCATTCCAAGATAAGACCGTCCATAGCTGGATCAAGGCGAACAAGCCACGAAATGGCGGTAAGCCCTCCGCCGTCCGCGATCTGGTCGAGGCCGTCAGCCCCGGACCCTACGTCGAGCTTTTTGCGAATAAGACTGCTCGCGGATGGCAGTGCTGTCAGGTCGACGATGAAAGCTGA